In Nitrososphaerota archaeon, a single genomic region encodes these proteins:
- a CDS encoding glycosyltransferase, with the protein MTHQEYVGAKDAPRVSIILPLYNSAKELPSALSELDNQSFRNREIILVDDGSSDETWKTATTLSTGRADLFLLRTEHRGPAHARNAGWRQSRGAIVFFSESDCVYDKTYLQRAVECLDTQKEAAAVCLTGAPLITRSTLATECIDIENKVQHRLLSQGKIKPFYAWVYRREVLVKLGGFDEDLFQAEDKDLFRRLKNAKFEVAWVPGVNWRHIRDQTTLDLSRKWFGRGRTRLLYLLKHRRTLEILKTVLPLWVTVLGVVLSVWFPLLGALVLLLVAVAFLANTVRITLIAWSSVTRRRYFIGYPLFTIARNFSTAFGYSSAMITILVRKLQGKQLTWDTL; encoded by the coding sequence GTGACCCATCAAGAATACGTTGGTGCGAAGGACGCACCAAGGGTTTCAATCATCCTCCCGCTCTACAACTCTGCGAAGGAACTCCCCTCGGCCCTGTCCGAATTGGACAATCAATCCTTTCGGAACAGGGAGATAATACTTGTGGACGATGGCTCCTCTGATGAGACTTGGAAGACGGCAACAACTCTTTCCACCGGTCGAGCCGATCTTTTCCTCTTAAGGACCGAACATCGTGGACCAGCCCACGCTCGCAACGCAGGGTGGCGACAGTCTCGTGGTGCTATAGTCTTCTTCTCCGAGTCAGATTGCGTCTATGATAAGACGTACCTACAGCGAGCAGTCGAGTGTCTTGACACGCAAAAGGAGGCTGCCGCCGTTTGCCTTACAGGGGCTCCGCTCATTACCCGGTCGACCCTGGCCACGGAGTGCATTGACATCGAGAACAAGGTGCAGCACCGTCTGCTCAGCCAGGGGAAGATCAAGCCATTCTATGCGTGGGTCTATCGTCGGGAGGTCCTGGTGAAGCTGGGTGGCTTCGACGAGGACCTCTTTCAGGCAGAGGACAAGGATCTATTCAGGAGGCTCAAGAATGCCAAATTCGAGGTGGCATGGGTTCCAGGCGTGAACTGGCGACACATACGAGACCAGACCACCCTTGACCTCTCAAGAAAGTGGTTCGGCCGTGGGAGGACGAGGCTTCTCTACCTGCTTAAGCACAGGCGCACACTTGAAATTCTCAAGACTGTGCTGCCTTTGTGGGTAACTGTGCTTGGCGTAGTCCTGTCAGTGTGGTTCCCGTTACTCGGCGCTTTGGTTCTCCTCCTCGTTGCAGTGGCGTTCTTGGCCAATACAGTGAGAATCACTCTGATAGCGTGGTCGTCGGTCACGAGAAGGCGTTATTTCATCGGGTACCCGCTCTTCACTATTGCTCGGAATTTCTCCACGGCATTTGGATACTCCTCGGCGATGATCACGATTCTAGTCAGAAAACTCCAAGGCAAACAATTGACATGGGACACCCTGTAG
- a CDS encoding glycosyltransferase family 4 protein, with protein sequence MERIDHELITKVCRFVGEYPRAGEASYGLQPVFVNLSEEQARMGYEVHVIARRSPGQPSHETVKGVEIHRVNSPFNVTALDLSLRLTGGEPGWVLHPHATSGIFLSITSRWGRTPLVCHSHGTSRSHNVPISLSHGEIKVEQSSGGMPFHVVRERMLWSSADRLLVVSKAVERDVTGTYGINPEKVRVVYNGVDASLFSPKEGVPLPAQLADLGGKRIVLFVGHFGLRKGIFYVIRAMKRVRSEIPDAHLVCIGGTPAWLGRTDFEQMLRGEMQRNGVEDCVTLLDAVKNTELIGFYRHSEVFVLPTYYEAFPKVVVEAMACGKPVVATRTGGIPELVKDGETGLLIPFGSPDAISEELIALLEDEHTRAAMGRRGRERVERLFTWHAVAERTRSAYDELMHN encoded by the coding sequence ATGGAACGAATTGACCACGAATTGATAACCAAGGTTTGCCGTTTCGTCGGCGAGTATCCTAGAGCTGGGGAGGCTTCATATGGCCTCCAGCCAGTATTTGTGAATCTATCTGAGGAACAGGCTCGAATGGGCTACGAAGTGCATGTGATTGCGAGAAGGAGCCCCGGGCAGCCTTCCCACGAAACAGTGAAGGGGGTAGAGATTCACAGGGTCAACAGCCCCTTCAACGTAACCGCCCTGGACCTCAGCCTGAGGCTCACGGGGGGCGAACCTGGATGGGTTCTTCACCCGCATGCTACTTCGGGCATCTTCCTGAGTATCACTAGCAGATGGGGACGCACCCCTCTCGTGTGCCATTCACACGGCACGTCCCGGTCTCACAACGTCCCCATCAGCCTGAGTCATGGGGAAATCAAGGTTGAACAGTCGAGCGGCGGAATGCCTTTCCATGTGGTGCGGGAGAGGATGCTTTGGTCCAGCGCCGACAGGCTTCTCGTAGTGAGCAAAGCCGTAGAGCGTGACGTGACAGGAACCTACGGCATCAATCCCGAGAAGGTCAGGGTTGTCTACAATGGTGTCGATGCCAGTCTTTTCAGTCCAAAGGAGGGTGTTCCCCTCCCAGCACAGCTGGCTGACCTCGGCGGAAAGAGAATCGTCCTCTTCGTTGGTCACTTCGGGCTGCGCAAAGGAATCTTTTACGTCATTCGTGCGATGAAACGTGTCAGGTCGGAGATCCCGGACGCACACCTGGTGTGTATTGGAGGTACACCTGCCTGGCTCGGGAGGACTGATTTCGAGCAGATGCTCCGGGGAGAAATGCAGAGGAACGGGGTGGAGGACTGCGTGACCCTCCTGGACGCCGTGAAGAACACAGAACTAATTGGGTTTTATCGCCACTCAGAGGTCTTTGTCCTTCCCACCTACTACGAGGCATTCCCAAAGGTGGTAGTGGAGGCGATGGCCTGCGGAAAGCCTGTCGTGGCCACTAGGACCGGAGGGATTCCAGAGCTGGTGAAGGATGGCGAAACAGGTTTGCTTATCCCATTCGGTTCACCCGACGCCATCTCGGAGGAACTGATTGCGCTCTTGGAAGATGAACACACGAGGGCCGCAATGGGCAGGCGCGGAAGAGAGCGCGTTGAAAGATTGTTCACCTGGCATGCCGTGGCAGAAAGGACAAGATCAGCCTACGACGAGCTCATGCACAACTGA
- a CDS encoding glycosyltransferase family 4 protein, giving the protein MTCDPPVGSGGMEGRALAYTRALVRSGVHVEVAALAPHQEMSVEPYQGTTLTRLSSSILQLPRTFGALVRMISRSSLDSIFILSGGSTAAGLLVLGFSRLTGRKSGIFFYGRDILQARQQTSGRISLMLSILLAGRVATNSRYTAGLLPLGPRSPLAIIYPGVDARIAEGPSFDQSHQQSRRILFVGRLVRRKGGDLLLTAFSLLRPTFADLRLDIVGDGPEMGNLRTQADELGLGDAVTFHGALYGRSLWARYAEASIFVMPSRQSKVDAEGFGTVFLEAGAFGVPSVGTRTGGIPEAVIDGVTGTLVRSEDVEGLRAAIQGLLADPSEMGRMGKNARQRASGLSWEASTTEVLCLFESDVA; this is encoded by the coding sequence GTGACCTGTGACCCTCCGGTCGGTTCTGGGGGGATGGAAGGGAGGGCGTTAGCATATACCAGAGCTCTGGTCAGGTCGGGAGTTCACGTCGAAGTGGCGGCGCTCGCGCCTCACCAAGAGATGTCCGTGGAACCATACCAAGGAACGACACTGACTCGCCTCTCCTCGTCTATCCTCCAGCTTCCCAGGACCTTCGGAGCGCTGGTCCGGATGATTAGCCGTTCATCGCTCGATTCCATCTTCATCCTAAGCGGTGGGTCGACTGCTGCCGGTCTTCTCGTCTTGGGCTTCTCTCGATTGACTGGGAGGAAAAGCGGCATCTTCTTCTACGGCAGGGATATCCTTCAGGCTAGGCAGCAGACTAGTGGAAGGATCTCACTTATGCTATCGATTCTCTTGGCGGGAAGGGTTGCGACCAATTCCAGATACACGGCAGGGCTGCTTCCGCTCGGACCAAGGAGCCCTTTAGCTATTATTTATCCGGGCGTCGATGCCAGGATTGCTGAAGGTCCGAGCTTTGACCAAAGCCATCAGCAGAGCCGGCGAATTCTTTTCGTAGGAAGGCTCGTAAGGAGAAAGGGAGGGGACCTCCTTCTGACTGCATTCAGTCTACTGAGACCCACATTCGCTGACCTCCGGCTCGACATAGTGGGTGATGGGCCCGAAATGGGAAACCTCCGCACCCAAGCAGACGAGCTCGGCCTGGGAGACGCCGTCACCTTCCACGGCGCGCTCTATGGGAGGAGTCTTTGGGCGAGGTATGCTGAAGCTTCCATCTTCGTGATGCCTTCCAGGCAATCGAAAGTCGACGCGGAAGGCTTCGGTACGGTCTTCCTCGAAGCGGGCGCTTTTGGCGTCCCTTCCGTAGGTACGCGAACGGGGGGGATTCCCGAGGCCGTGATCGACGGTGTTACCGGAACACTCGTCAGGAGCGAAGACGTCGAAGGGCTGAGGGCAGCGATCCAGGGCCTTCTCGCCGACCCCTCAGAGATGGGACGAATGGGGAAGAATGCTCGACAGCGTGCCTCAGGGCTGTCCTGGGAAGCCAGTACGACCGAAGTTTTGTGCCTCTTTGAGAGTGATGTCGCATGA